Proteins co-encoded in one Macrobrachium rosenbergii isolate ZJJX-2024 chromosome 54, ASM4041242v1, whole genome shotgun sequence genomic window:
- the LOC136834720 gene encoding uncharacterized protein, translated as MIKELLSGASMKVRVKFNRELAQLKPSSQASVQPTPATPESIEKPGPSAPHTPCDRDLTGYRLPEIPPALLQALQRKDQDAFRPNKLLRSMLIEVLFDSTVTLRIWFPSRTGYRNVCNELKKEYAWLPGTVDDWKNSLIGKFKRERFPLVNESSVAEMKQKFGRPGVSGRKRTLQPLSDNELHKRQRPQYVGEDDSDVGQLAEDAVTIRKHTDWLKREAGDSNWTRMA; from the exons ATGATCAAGGAGTTACTTTCGGGCGCTTCCATGAAAGTCAGGGTAAAATTTAACAGGGAACTTGCCCAACTGAAGCCTTCCTCCCAAGCTTCTGTGCAACCCACTCCAGCCACACCAGAGAGCATCGAGAAGCCTGGACCATCAGCTCCACATACTCCATGTGACAGGGATCTGACGGGCTACAGACTACCAGAGATACCGCCAGCTCTGCTTCAGGCACTGCAGCGAAAGGATCAAGATGCCTTTCGACCTAACAAATTGTTGAGAAGCATGTTGATAGAGGTGCTGTTTGACAGCACAGTAACCTTGAGGATATG GTTTCCAAGCAGGACTGGATACAGGAATGTTTGCAAtgaactgaagaaagaatatgcTTGGCTGCCAGGGACTGTT GATGACTGGAAAAACTCCCTGATTGGGAAATTCAAGAGAGAGCGTTTCCCTTTGGTGAACGAAAGCTCAGTCGCTGAGATGAAACAGAAATTTGGACGACCTGGAGTATCCGGCAGGAAAAGAACTTTACAGCCCCTGTCTGATAATGAGTTGCACAAACGACAAAGGCCTCAG TATGTAGGTGAAGACGATAGCGATGTTGGCCAGCTAGCAGAAGATGCCGTGACCATACGAAAGCACACTGATTGGCTGAAGAGAGAAGCAGGAGACAGCAATTGGACAAGGATGGCATAA